The genomic window TTGCTCAAGAAAAGAAAGTAGCTAAGATAGAGTTTAAGACCACAGTTATTGATTACGGAACAATTGAAAAAGGTTCTAATGGTGTAAGAACATTTGAATTTACTAATACAGGAAACGCTCCTTTAGTAATTTCAAATGTAAAATCTACTTGTGGATGTACGGTACCTAAAAAACCAAAAGACCCAATTATGCCTGGTGAAAGTGGTGAAATTGAAGTAAAATACGACACTAAAAGAGTTAACCCAATAAGAAAAACCATTACAGTTTTTTCTAATGCTGAAACTCCTACAGTTGCTCTAAAAATTAAAGGATTAGTTATAGATCCTGATAAAACAAGTGTTTTAGACAAAAAGGAAAAAAGTATGATTGAGCAATAAACTCAATTGTTTTATAAAATTTAATGAGCTCTCAATTTGAGGGCTCATTCTTTTTAAAGGCATTGTCTAACTTAAATTTAAATACTTTTACCTCACCATAACGCTCAATTTTCAACTTTATCGGCCTGCCTGTTTTGCCATGTAAAATTTCATTGATTTCATTTAACTTAAGGTTATAAACTTCTTTTCCGTTTATACTTAACAAAATATCACCAACTCTTAGACCTGAGGCATAAGCATTAGAAGATTTACGTAATTCAACAACACTATACATTGGTTTCAATAACATTCTATGGCTAATTGAAAGATCAATTTTCACAGAATTCATGTCATTATTCAAACTATAACCATCGGTTTTGGGCATTTTAATCTGTTCTTTTACAAACATGCTTCCGTTGTGCTCCAATACTATTCCGCTGTTATTATAAGTAAATGGCTTTTTATAATAGTGGTTTTTTTTAAAATGCAATTTCTTATTAGTGTAATCTATATATAAATTAAAGCGTTTTAAAATGTCACCACCTACACTACCATTTCTTTCTTCATAAATCTTATTAATATCTACCGAAACAGAATCAGGGTAGGCGACATTCACGTTTTCAAGATTAAAATTACTTAACTGAAAACTCTTAACCTTAGATCTTTTTCCATACACAGAACCACTTAATCCTTTACCCAGATAATCTCTAAAAAAGAGTGAATCGTTTGGTACTATACCTCTTTCTATATTTTCAAACAACCACAAAGCATCACTGCTACCAGTATCCATAAGCAATTTTACACCTTCAGAATTGGCACCTACAGCAATTTTAGCATCTAAATAAGGTTTGTTTTTATGTACCTCCATAGGAATAGATTGCCATTGTCTTGATGTTTTAGGCCTAAAAGATTCTGGTTTATGCAATCTTATATATTTAGAACTGTAATTAATTTCTACTACAAAATCTTTGAACACATCATACCCAATAATACCATGTACAACAACTCCCAATCGAGGAGTAAAGTTTATAGCAGTATCAAAAACCACATATAAATCTTGATTACTACCTACAGCATCACCAATCTTGAACCTGTTGTAACTAGACTTTAAAGCTTCGATCTTACCATCAGCACCTAAACCATGTAAATAGAATGTTTTTGTGTTTTTTAAATCAAGGGAATCATTTGCAGTTA from Winogradskyella sp. MH6 includes these protein-coding regions:
- a CDS encoding DUF1573 domain-containing protein, with product MKNLIAILFVGLISFGSFAQEKKVAKIEFKTTVIDYGTIEKGSNGVRTFEFTNTGNAPLVISNVKSTCGCTVPKKPKDPIMPGESGEIEVKYDTKRVNPIRKTITVFSNAETPTVALKIKGLVIDPDKTSVLDKKEKSMIEQ
- a CDS encoding aspartyl protease family protein, whose amino-acid sequence is MKRWLVHIIILFFYGNSWLLFSQGQFFLKDKVSEKINFEFAANLIIIPIEVNGVELSFVLDTGVSKPILFNLTANDSLDLKNTKTFYLHGLGADGKIEALKSSYNRFKIGDAVGSNQDLYVVFDTAINFTPRLGVVVHGIIGYDVFKDFVVEINYSSKYIRLHKPESFRPKTSRQWQSIPMEVHKNKPYLDAKIAVGANSEGVKLLMDTGSSDALWLFENIERGIVPNDSLFFRDYLGKGLSGSVYGKRSKVKSFQLSNFNLENVNVAYPDSVSVDINKIYEERNGSVGGDILKRFNLYIDYTNKKLHFKKNHYYKKPFTYNNSGIVLEHNGSMFVKEQIKMPKTDGYSLNNDMNSVKIDLSISHRMLLKPMYSVVELRKSSNAYASGLRVGDILLSINGKEVYNLKLNEINEILHGKTGRPIKLKIERYGEVKVFKFKLDNAFKKNEPSN